TCCAAAACCCCAATAGAGACTTCTGTTCCCGAAATTAACTTTTGGATGAGCACCCGGTCTTCGGAGACAAAAATTTTATCTACAAGAACCATAGCCTCTTCCGGGGTTTTTGCCATTCCAGTATTGACACTGGAGCCACCTAGCGTCGGTTTAATGAAGACGGGAAAGGAAAAAGGTAAGTTTAAAACTGTTTTTCTTGCATCCGTTTTTCCCCTTTCTAAATCCACAAAAGGAGCCACAGGTATGCCTATGGTTTGGAATAGGAGATTGGCTCTATATTTATCCATTGCCAGAGCTGATGCCAAAACGCCCGAACCTGTATGAGGAATTTCTAACACATCTAAAAATCCTTGGATCCGTCCATCCTCTCCCGCTCCACCGTGTAATCCAAGAAAGGCGACCTGAAATCCATGCTCTAACAATCCGGCTCCAGACCTTGATTCGGAAATTTGATTGAGAGAAGAAAATTCCTTTAAAAAATCGTCTTCCGTTTTGCCTGTTGGGTCTGGGTAAACGGCATCTTTTCGTTTGGGAATCCAAAATTTTCCCGTTTGGTCAATGTAAACAGGACAAATTTCGTATTTCTCCCGATCGATTGTATTGAAAATGAAATAAGAAGACCGAATGGAGATGATATGTTCGCCGGAGATACCTCCGAAAAGCAGTGCGATTTTGGTTTGGATCATGAAATCACTTGATTCCTTTTCTTGAAACTTGAAGATATTGAAATTACGTGAATTCCCGCTTTAAAATTCAATTCGGAATTGTTTTTTGTCTCTTCTTTCTGAGCTCAAATGTTTTTGCTAAACTCCCCAACTCGTTTACAGAAGACATCAAATCCAACTACCATCAATTTTGGTTTTTATATGAATCGGAAACGAGGGGACGCCAAAGTTATTTAGCTTTCCGCCCATTTTACATTGGTTTCCAAGACAAAACCTATGCATTTCGTTTTAAAAGTTATCTCTCTCCTTTCTACTATAAAGAAGAAACCAACTACTGGTATACTTGGTCTTCTTTATTTTTCTTTAGTGGAACTGGATTCAAACACGAAGAAGGGGATGCCGATGAAGACATTCTTTTTACTCCCCTTTTTATTTGGGGAAAAGGAGAATCCCAAAGGGAAAACTATTTTAGTATCTTTCCCATCTACGGCAAAATCCGAAACAAACTATCTTACCAAGAACTAAGTTATGTGCTCTTTCCTGTTTATTCGCAGTGGAAATACAAAACTTATGAAGCTAAATCCATTCTTTGGCCCTTTGTTATGTGGGGAGGTTCCGAAACAAGGAGTGACTTTAGGATCTTTCCTCTCTATTCAAAAAAAGAACATGAAGGAAAATACAAACGCCAATCTTTTCTTTGGCCCTTTTTCCAATGGGGAGAAGAACGGTTGGATAAAAAAGAACCCACATCCTACTCCCTATTTTTTCCACTTTATAACAGTAAAGATTCTAAAGATGGAAATATGAAAAGTAGAGCCTATCTTTGGTTTCCTATTCTGAATTCACTATTTTCTTATGGGTATGATAAAAAAACAGGACAAACCAATTATACGGCTCTTTTTATTTTTTTTCAATACACAACCTCAGAGAAAAAAGATACGCAAAAACTAGTTTTTTTTCCCTTCTATGGATATTCTTATTTTGCCAATAAAGAAGCCGAGTTCATTACCCCATTTTACATCCGTTTGTCGCAAAATACTTCTCACTTAAAAGCAACTTCGCATTTTTTATTACCTTTTTATTCTCATATGAAAAGTGAATATGTCCAAACAGGAAGAGAAGATTATTATTGGAAACTTTGGCCCCTATTTCGTTACCACAAAGATCCAGATGGAAACTTTGGTTGGAATACCCTTGCCATCATCCCGGTTCGTTTTGAAGTAATGGAAGATGTATGGGAACCCATCTTTTCTATCATCGAATACAAAAGGTCATCTAATGGGGAAAAACGTTTGCACCTAATCACAAGACTTTATACTCATCGGTGGACCGAAGAAGAAACCCATATCCATATCCCGATCCTTGTAGAGTATTCCAAATCGCTGACGGGTTTTCGGTATGAACTGGGTTATGGATTTCTCGGAATCGATACAAGAGAACCAAAAAACAAATACAAACTCTTTTGGTGGGAACTATGAAACGCGCTTTTTCCAAAACCTTGGAGCCCTTACTCTATGCCATTGGGTATACGGTCCTCCTTCTCTTTCGTGCGGTGGGACAGTCCCACCAGCTCTATTTCAAACGAAAAGAAATCTTAGAACAAATGTTCATTGCAGGTGTTGGGTCTCTTTTTGTTGTCTCCATTGTTTCTATTTTTACAGGTATGATCCTTGGCCTAAACACCGGTCTTGGTCTTCGGGACTTTGGGGCGGAAGGGCAAATTGGACTCCTCCTTACCATCACACTCACTCGCGAGATGTCTCCTTTTATGACTTCTCTTATCCTTGCCGCCTCCGTAGGTTCGGCAATGGCTGCAGAGATTGGAACCATGAAAGTTTCCGAAGAAATTGATGCTTTGGAAGTGATGTCCATCAATCCCGTTCGGTATCTGGTGATGCCAAGAATCGTCGGGTTTTCCCTTATGGTTCCTGTACTTTGTGTGTATTCTGCCGCCTTAGGAATATTAGGTGGTGGGATCGTGGGACACTTCCAACTGGGAATTGATATGATCAGTTACTTCCAAGATGTGTATTATCGAATCTCTTCCGTTCCAGGACTGAAAGATTTATATGTGGGACTTCTCAAAGGTTATGTGTTTGGTCTCTCTATCTCCACTATATCCTGTAGCCAGGGACTTAGGACAGAAGGTGGAGCCATCGGTGTGGGCCAAACCACAAGAAAAGCTGTGGTGACTTCGTTTCTTATGGTCATATTTTCTGGTTATGTGCTCACAGCCTTATTTTATAAATGAAGGAAAGTATGGAAACCTTTGCCATTGAAATGAAAAACGTCCACAAAGCTTTCGGTAAACGAAAGATCTTAACGGGAATGAACATACAAGTAAAACAAGGAGAAACTATGGTCATCCTTGGTCCTTCGGGTACTGGAAAATCAGTGAGTCTCAAACACATCACCGGCCTCCTCGATCCCGATGAAGGAGATTGCCAAATTTTCGGCGAATCCATAGTGCATGCCAAGGAAAGGAAAAGAGAAGAACTTCGCTCCAAATTAGGAGTTTTGTTCCAGTCAGGAGCACTCATCAATTGGCTTACTGTCTACGAAAATGTGGCTCTTCCTTTACGAGAACATAAAATTGCCTCAGGGGCAGAGCTTGACCGCATTGTTATGGAAAAATTGAAATGGCTCGACCTGGTTCCCGCCAAAGATACGTTACCGAGTAATATTTCTGGGGGGATGAAAAAACGTGTCGGTCTTGCCCGGGCCCTCACTTCCCAACCTAAAATCGTGTTATACGACGAACCTACTTCAGGCCTTGATCCAGTGATGTCGAATGTCATCAATGATCTTGTCATCCGATTGCAAAAGGAATTAGGTCTAACATCTATCGTGGTTACTCATGATATGAATTCAGCCTACAGGATTGCCGATAGAATTAGTTTTCTCTATGAAGGTAAGGTGCAGTTTTGCGGAACCTCGGAAGAGATCCAAAAATCAACGAATCCCGTCATCCAACAGTTCATTCATGGAAATACAGTAGGCCCAATGATTCTGGATCATTCGGAATTAAAAAAAGGAAAATCCAATTGACTTTGCCTCAAACATTAGGAGAACTTTAGGGAATGCCTACCATAGGTCGCGCTCTCATCGTCGGTCTTTTATTTATCTTTTCCCTTGTGGCAGTGGGTTATTTCACCATTGTCACAGAAGGTGGCCCCTTCCAAAAATCAGGTTACCAACTTCCTGTCTATTTTCCCGATGCAGAAGGGATTAAAATTGGAAACAAGGTGACCATCCACGGGGTTCCGTTTGGTTATGTTTCCAAAATTCGTTTGGTACAGATTGATGAATATGGAAATCTACTCCCCGAAGGAGAAACGGGGATTGGAACCAAGGTAGAGCTAACCCTCCTTTTGAAAGGAAAGGTGCAACTTTTCTCTAATTACGAAATCACCATCAAAAACGAAAGTCTACTTTCCGGTCGGGTGGTCTCTCTTGACCCCGGCTCTAAGTTCCCGGTCGATCCCAAAACTAAAGAATATATGATGGCAGAGCCTGCTCTCACCAAAGTGGAGATCTCTCCCAAGTCAGGAAAACTGATGCCAATCCAAGGAAAGGTGACACAAGACCCTCTTGTTTCTTTATCCGAACTCATTGCCGAAAACCGCTCCGATATCCGTAAAACCGTACAAAACATCGCCGGAATTACCGGAAAAATCAATGAGGGCCAAGGAACTCTTGGAAAACTCATCAACGAAAGTGATGTACATAAGTCTGTGAATACCACTCTCGGGGATGCCCAGGTCGTTTTGAAAGAGCTCCGAGAAGGACTGGAAGACACAAGGGAACAGGCTCCCGTTACGAGTTTCATTCGTTCTGCCCTCAGCGCATTTTAAGCACTAACACGTAAAATACGGTCCCATTTGTAGTAAAAATCTATGGTTTGGTGCACAAATGGAGGCCGTCACATTCCCACCACACTGTTGTAAAAAGGAGACATTTTTTTGACTTAAGGCCTAGGTTTTGGAATTGTCCCTCCCCCTATTTCTACAAATTTGTAAGTAGGAACTGAATATGCTAACGGCGATACACAGAAAAACGATCCAAAACTCCATCACTCTTAAGGGAATTGGCGTACATTCCGGGAAAATGGTGACTTTACGACTCCATCCGGCGGAAGCAAATACAGGACTCATCTTCTACCTCTACAAAGGCATTCAGAAAATTCGAATTCCCGTCTCCCTCGACCATGTAGTCGACACAAGTAACGCCACAACCATTGGGGACGGAAGTTCCAACCGAGTACAAACCATAGAGCACCTTCTCGCCGCAGTCCATACTTTAGGAATTACCGATTGTATCTTTGAAATTGATTCCGTTGAAGTTCCCATTATGGATGGTTCCTCTCTTCCCTTTTGGGAAGGGATCCGGTCGGCAGGAATTCGGGTATTGGATGAAACCATCGAACCCATTACCATCGCCAACCCCATTTGGGTGGTAGACGGGGACAAATACCTCGTCATGCTTCCTTCCGACGAACTCAAAGTCACTTATAGTATCGATTTCAACCACCCCCTCCTCAGAGGACAATCTTACACCACCACTCTTGATGAATCCATTTTAGGAACAGACATCCTGCCTGCCCGAACTTTTGGGTTTTTGAAAGATGTGGAAGCCCTCCAAGCGCGAGGCCTTGCCATGGGTGGGTCTCTCGACAATGCAGTAGTTCTGACAGATGACGGGTATTTGAACGAAACTTTGCGTTATGATAACGAATGTGTCCGTCACAAGATTCTCGATCTCATTGGGGACTTGGCAGTGATGGGTAGACCTTTTCGTGGCCATTTGATTGCTTCCAAAGCGGGTCACGCACTAGACATCTCTCTTGCGAAATGCATTATGAGCCAAGTCACTGGCAATGAACTCACCCAGTTCAAAAGCAAAAGAATCCCACTTTTCTCTAAAAAACAAGCGGTCCGTTAGAATCCGTCGTTTTTTACTTTCCAAACGAAGCCTAGCCGAAAGTATTTTTGGCAAAGGGACGGATGGAAGAAAAAACCACATTTAAAGGCATTTCTGCCTATCCAGGCACAGTTTATGGCAAAGTGTTTCGTTGGAAACAATCCAAACGGAAACGCGAAGACCGCACGGACCTCTCCCCAGACGAAATCAAAGAAGAAGTAGAACTCCTAAAAAAAGGACTTCGCAAAACAGAAGAAGACCTTGCTGATCTTGTCCAAAAATCTAAGGCAAACAGAGAACTTTCCGAAATCTTAGAATCCCAAATTGTATTTTTGAATGATCCCTTATTTCGCGCCCGAGTCTTCGAAAGAATTTCGCAAAACAACGAGTCGGCGGGTCTTGCCCTAGAAACAGCTGTTAGTTCCTTATACGATGAATTCCAATCCATTCCTGATGAATTCTTTCGGGAACGTGCCGACCATATTTTGGACATTGGCAAACGAATTGAATCCAATCTTTATCCTGATAAATTAGCCGACCAAACCAAAATCCCTGAAGATGTGATCCTGATCGCCAAAGAAATCACACCATCAGAGATGATCCAACTAGGCAAAGTGGGCCTAAGAGGAATTGCCACAGACTTTGGAGGGAAAACGGGTCATACGGCCATCATTGCAAGAAATTACGGGATTCCAACAATTGTTGGCTTAAAAAACATCACCTCACACGTAGAAGACGACGACTATATTTTATTAGATGCTACTAAAGGAATTTTAAACCGGTCTCCCGGGATTGATGAAATCAAACTCGCTGGAATCAGAAGTGAAATACATAAAGTCCAACCCCTTCGTGAAATCAGTGATGGTCCAAGAGAAATCAAAACCAAAGATGGTAAAAAGTTTTCCCTCAGAGCCAATATTGATTCCGAAGACGAAGTGGATTTGGCCTTTGAACAGGGGGCCGATGGAATTGGTCTTGTAAGAACCGAAATCCTATTCATTCGGTATGTAGAATTCAAACCTACGGAAGAAGAACAGTTTGCCGTCTACAAACGAATTTTACTAAAGATGGTGGGACGGCCCGTAACTTTCCGTGTCTGGGACATTGGTGCTGATAAAATGGAAAATGGATACGAAGAAGCCAATCCCTTTCTCGGAAACCGTGGGATTCGTTACCTTCTCCGCCATCCGCATTTTTTTAAGGAACAACTGAGAGCCCTCCTTCGAGCCAGCGAATTTGGAACCATGAGGATCATGCTTCCGATGATCACCACCCGTTCGGAAATTTTACAAACTAAAACTTTGTTTGCCGAATGTCGTGAAGAACTAAAGAGTACAGGACTTGACATCACAAAAAAAATTCCTCTTGGGATTATGGTAGAAACACCTGCTTGTGCCCTAAACCTACCCTTTCTTGGAAACCATGTAGATTTTTATAGTGTCGGGACAAACGATCTATTACAATACCTTCTTGCTGTAGAACGAAACAACCATTTGGTGGGAGATCTATACAATCCTTGGCAAGTGGTCTTTTTGCTTCTTTTGAAAAACATTGCCGATGTGGCCAATTCGCAAAAAAAACCAATTAGTATTTGTGGAGAAATTGGAAGTGATCCCATGTTTACCGCAGTCCTCATTGGGCTTGGGTTTCGGGATTTGAGTTCGGCTCTCCCACTGATGCGAGAAGTCGGAGAAAAAGTGCAGGAGATTTCTTCTTGGAAAGCAAAACTTCTCGCAGAACAAGTGATAAACCTTGCTGGCGAAGAAAAATTTGATGAGATCGAAGCCCTAGTTTTAGAAACCAAGGGTTAGTTTGACTTAGGTAGTGATGGGATTCTTGTCTCGATAAAAAATAGAATCAAGAGTCCCATCTTTTTTACTTAAACATCTGGATTTAAGTTTTCTTCTTCTTTACCTTTTAACAAAAGTAGAATCGATTTCTTTTTCAAAAAATAGATTCCATACAATAGAATCGCACCTAAGAAAGAACAGAGAACAAAAAAACCATAGAAGTTTGTCATACTTCCCCATTGGTTTTGGTAACCCGATAAAATCCCTGCCGCATAATGTCCAAAGGCATTGGATAAAAACCAAATCCCCATAAGAACGGATGCATATTTAACCGGCGCCATATGACTCACAAAAGACAGCCCCACAGGAGAAAGACAAAGTTCACTCAGTGTATTCCAAAAGTATACAAACACCAAAAACAAAATAGAAACAGCAATTCCCGCTTCGGCATATTTTGCTGCAACGACCATCACGAGAAATCCAATTCCCAAAAGAACCAAACTAAGAACAAATTTCAAAACAGGATTAGGATTCTTTTTTCGTTTGGCAAGGCCCGTCCAAAGAGTAGAGACGATCGGACCAAATAGAAGGATAAATAAAGGATTGATGGATTGTAATACCGAGGCAGGAATTTCAAAACCAAACAAAAACCTGTCGGTATTTCGGAGTGCAAAGAGGTTCAGAGAAGAACCCATTTGTTCAAAAGCCATCCAAAAGAAGATACTAAAAAAAGAGAGTAGAACGATGAGTAAAATTTTCGGTTTGGTTTGGTGGTCGTTTTCGGTTACTGCCGATGAAATTGCCTGGCCTCTTTGTTTTTCCCAAAGGGAGTTAGGCAAACGTTTACTTCCGAAATAAAATACAATCATACCGATTGCCATTCCAAAACCTGCAGATAAAAAACCCAAATGCCAATCCACTCGTTCGCCCAAACTTCCGCAGAGAATCGGACCAATGAGGCCACCCAAATTGATCCCCATATAAAATATGGTAAATCCACTGTCCCGAAGGCCCGGTTTCTTTTCGTATAACCTTCCAAAGATGGTAGAGATATTGGGTTTAAAAAATCCATTCCCGAGAGCTAACAAAACGAGACCCGAATAGAAAAAAGATAAATCAGAAAAAGCAAGGGAGATATGCCCACAGAGCATAAGAAAACTTCCCAAATATATGGAAAATTTGTAACTAAGGAATCTGTCTGTTAAATATCCTCCAAGAACAGGCGTTAGATAGACGAAACTTGTATAAAAAGCATAAACAGCTCCAGCATCAGCATCAGAAAATCCTAATGACTTTACCAAATACAAAACAAGGAGAGCGCGCATCCCATAATAACTCAAACGTTCCCACATCTCGGTGAGAAAGAGTGGTGCGATTCCTTCGGGGTGTTTGCCCAAATTTATTTCGTTCGGCTTTTCCAAATGGTTTCCTCGTTTCCAATAGAAAAATTGGCAAACCTTGCGGCAACAAAAAGATAATCAGAAAGCCGATTGAGGTAAATTCGTAAGTCGGAATGGATCTCTCCGCCAGACTCAATGTATACAAGAAGGTCCCTTTCCAAACGCCGGCAAATTGTACGAGCAATATGCAGAGTGCTTGCAATTGAACTTCCCCCAGGTAAAATAAAAAACTTAATTTCAGGAAGGACTTCCATAAGCCTGTCAATTTCCTTTTCCAAACTTTCTACATCTGATCGCAAAACAACCGTTCCTTCCTTAGACTCCTTGGGCACATATCCTGCCAGTT
The sequence above is drawn from the Leptospira sp. WS4.C2 genome and encodes:
- a CDS encoding D-alanine--D-alanine ligase, whose translation is MIQTKIALLFGGISGEHIISIRSSYFIFNTIDREKYEICPVYIDQTGKFWIPKRKDAVYPDPTGKTEDDFLKEFSSLNQISESRSGAGLLEHGFQVAFLGLHGGAGEDGRIQGFLDVLEIPHTGSGVLASALAMDKYRANLLFQTIGIPVAPFVDLERGKTDARKTVLNLPFSFPVFIKPTLGGSSVNTGMAKTPEEAMVLVDKIFVSEDRVLIQKLISGTEVSIGVLEKKEGEKRIPFALVPTEIRPKSEFFDFEAKYTKGGSEEITPAPVGDEITKKLQEYTLKCHEVLGCKGYSRTDFIISDGVPYVLETNTLPGMTGTSLIPQQAKALGIEMKEVFTWLLSIALS
- a CDS encoding MlaE family ABC transporter permease, whose protein sequence is MKRAFSKTLEPLLYAIGYTVLLLFRAVGQSHQLYFKRKEILEQMFIAGVGSLFVVSIVSIFTGMILGLNTGLGLRDFGAEGQIGLLLTITLTREMSPFMTSLILAASVGSAMAAEIGTMKVSEEIDALEVMSINPVRYLVMPRIVGFSLMVPVLCVYSAALGILGGGIVGHFQLGIDMISYFQDVYYRISSVPGLKDLYVGLLKGYVFGLSISTISCSQGLRTEGGAIGVGQTTRKAVVTSFLMVIFSGYVLTALFYK
- a CDS encoding ABC transporter ATP-binding protein translates to METFAIEMKNVHKAFGKRKILTGMNIQVKQGETMVILGPSGTGKSVSLKHITGLLDPDEGDCQIFGESIVHAKERKREELRSKLGVLFQSGALINWLTVYENVALPLREHKIASGAELDRIVMEKLKWLDLVPAKDTLPSNISGGMKKRVGLARALTSQPKIVLYDEPTSGLDPVMSNVINDLVIRLQKELGLTSIVVTHDMNSAYRIADRISFLYEGKVQFCGTSEEIQKSTNPVIQQFIHGNTVGPMILDHSELKKGKSN
- a CDS encoding MlaD family protein; translation: MPTIGRALIVGLLFIFSLVAVGYFTIVTEGGPFQKSGYQLPVYFPDAEGIKIGNKVTIHGVPFGYVSKIRLVQIDEYGNLLPEGETGIGTKVELTLLLKGKVQLFSNYEITIKNESLLSGRVVSLDPGSKFPVDPKTKEYMMAEPALTKVEISPKSGKLMPIQGKVTQDPLVSLSELIAENRSDIRKTVQNIAGITGKINEGQGTLGKLINESDVHKSVNTTLGDAQVVLKELREGLEDTREQAPVTSFIRSALSAF
- the lpxC gene encoding UDP-3-O-acyl-N-acetylglucosamine deacetylase, with translation MLTAIHRKTIQNSITLKGIGVHSGKMVTLRLHPAEANTGLIFYLYKGIQKIRIPVSLDHVVDTSNATTIGDGSSNRVQTIEHLLAAVHTLGITDCIFEIDSVEVPIMDGSSLPFWEGIRSAGIRVLDETIEPITIANPIWVVDGDKYLVMLPSDELKVTYSIDFNHPLLRGQSYTTTLDESILGTDILPARTFGFLKDVEALQARGLAMGGSLDNAVVLTDDGYLNETLRYDNECVRHKILDLIGDLAVMGRPFRGHLIASKAGHALDISLAKCIMSQVTGNELTQFKSKRIPLFSKKQAVR
- the ptsP gene encoding phosphoenolpyruvate--protein phosphotransferase, whose translation is MEEKTTFKGISAYPGTVYGKVFRWKQSKRKREDRTDLSPDEIKEEVELLKKGLRKTEEDLADLVQKSKANRELSEILESQIVFLNDPLFRARVFERISQNNESAGLALETAVSSLYDEFQSIPDEFFRERADHILDIGKRIESNLYPDKLADQTKIPEDVILIAKEITPSEMIQLGKVGLRGIATDFGGKTGHTAIIARNYGIPTIVGLKNITSHVEDDDYILLDATKGILNRSPGIDEIKLAGIRSEIHKVQPLREISDGPREIKTKDGKKFSLRANIDSEDEVDLAFEQGADGIGLVRTEILFIRYVEFKPTEEEQFAVYKRILLKMVGRPVTFRVWDIGADKMENGYEEANPFLGNRGIRYLLRHPHFFKEQLRALLRASEFGTMRIMLPMITTRSEILQTKTLFAECREELKSTGLDITKKIPLGIMVETPACALNLPFLGNHVDFYSVGTNDLLQYLLAVERNNHLVGDLYNPWQVVFLLLLKNIADVANSQKKPISICGEIGSDPMFTAVLIGLGFRDLSSALPLMREVGEKVQEISSWKAKLLAEQVINLAGEEKFDEIEALVLETKG
- a CDS encoding peptide MFS transporter, producing MEKPNEINLGKHPEGIAPLFLTEMWERLSYYGMRALLVLYLVKSLGFSDADAGAVYAFYTSFVYLTPVLGGYLTDRFLSYKFSIYLGSFLMLCGHISLAFSDLSFFYSGLVLLALGNGFFKPNISTIFGRLYEKKPGLRDSGFTIFYMGINLGGLIGPILCGSLGERVDWHLGFLSAGFGMAIGMIVFYFGSKRLPNSLWEKQRGQAISSAVTENDHQTKPKILLIVLLSFFSIFFWMAFEQMGSSLNLFALRNTDRFLFGFEIPASVLQSINPLFILLFGPIVSTLWTGLAKRKKNPNPVLKFVLSLVLLGIGFLVMVVAAKYAEAGIAVSILFLVFVYFWNTLSELCLSPVGLSFVSHMAPVKYASVLMGIWFLSNAFGHYAAGILSGYQNQWGSMTNFYGFFVLCSFLGAILLYGIYFLKKKSILLLLKGKEEENLNPDV
- a CDS encoding cob(I)yrinic acid a,c-diamide adenosyltransferase encodes the protein MKIYTKFGDGGQTYLASGIKVSKTDRRVDLYGSCDELNSTIGLALSFTKDLSFDLAFLGYLKSIQSFLFEIGSELAGYVPKESKEGTVVLRSDVESLEKEIDRLMEVLPEIKFFILPGGSSIASTLHIARTICRRLERDLLVYIESGGEIHSDLRIYLNRLSDYLFVAARFANFSIGNEETIWKSRTK